A window of Nonomuraea angiospora genomic DNA:
CCCAGATGTCGTCCTCGCTCGCCTCGGGCCTGGCCAGCAGCAGGTTCGCCCTGATCGTGTCGTGGAAGAGGTGGCCGTCCTGGGTGACCATGCCGAGCGTGTCGCGCAGCGAGTCGGCGGTCAGGTCGCGCACGTCCACGCCGCCGAGCCGGACGGCGCCTGAGTCGACGTCGTACAACCTGGGCAGGAGCTGGGCGATCGTGGACTTGCCCGCGCCGGACGAGCCGACCAGCGCCACCATCTGGCCCGGCTCGGCCCGGAACGAGACGCCGTGCAGCACGTCGACGCCGCCGCGCGAGTCGAGCGTGGCGACCTCCTCCAGCGAGGCGAGCGAGACCTTGTCGGCCGAGGGGTAGGCGAAGCGGACGTCGTCGAACTCGACGGAGACCGGGCCCTCCGGCACCTCGCGGGCGCCGGGCTTCTCCTTGATGAGCGGCTCCAGGTCGAGCACCTCGAAGACGCGCTCGAAGCTGACGACCGCGCTCATGACGTCCACGCGGGCGCTGGCCAGCGCGGTCAGGGGCGCGTACAGGCGGGTGAGCAGCATGGCCATCGACACGAGCGCGCCGGGCGCGAGCTGGTCGCGCAGGGCGTAGAAGCCGCCGAGGCCGTACACGAGCGCCAGGGCCAGCGCCGAGACCAGCGTCAGCGCGGTGACGAAGGCCGACTGGGTCATGGCGGAGCGCACGCCGATGTCGCGCACCCGCCTGGCCCGGTGGGCGAACTCGGCCGATTCGTGCGCGGGCCGGCCGAACAGCTTGACCAGCGTCGCCCCGGGCGCCGAGAAGCGCTCGGTCATCTGCGTGCCCATGGCCGCGTTGTGGTCGGCCGCCTCGCGCCGCAGCCTGGCGATCCGGGTGCCCATCCGCCGGGCGGGCAGCACGAAGATCGGGAGCAGCAGGAGCGCGAGCAGCGTGATCTGCCAGGAGATGCCGATCATGGCGATGAGCGTCAGCACGAGCGTCACGATGTTGCCCGCCACGCCGGACAGGGTGTCGGTGAACGCCCGCTGCGCCCCGATCACGTCGTTGTTCAGGCGGCTGACCAGCGCGCCGGTGCGCGTCCTCATGAAGAACGCGACGGGCATCTTCTGCACGTGGTCGAAGACGGCCGTACGCAGGTCGAGGATCAGGTCCTCGCCCAGGCTCGCCGACAACCACCGGTTGAGCAGCCCGAGCCCCGCCTCCGCCAGGGCCAGGCCCGCGATCGCGAGCGACACCACCACGACCACGTCGAGCGGCTCACTGTTGAAGATGGCGTCCACGACCCGGCCCGCGAGCAGCGGGGAGCCCACCGCCAAGCCCGCCATCACCACGCTGAGCACCAGGAACAGCGCCAATCTCCGGCGGTGCGGGCGGGCGAACCCGCCGATACGCCGGAGCGTCGCCCTGGAGACAGGGCGACGCTCCTTCTGGTTGTTCATCGAATACAGCTGGTGCCAGGCGGTCATCTCCATGCTCATGGCATGGAACGGTATTGCCTCAAGTTAACTTGAGGTCAAGCGCCGATCTTCTTGCCCTGGCCGTGCCAGACCACCGCGACCGACGGGCGCGGCTGGTCGCCGTCGGGCCAGCGGCTGCTGGGGTTGTCGGGGTTGGCGCCGTCGGTCTCGCCGGGGTGCTGCACCGCGACGAAGACGCTGCGCTGGTCCGCGGTCACCAGCGGGCCGCAGGTCTCCGCGCCGAACGGGACGGTGAGGAACTGGCGCAGGTGGCCGCGCTCCTTGCCGCGTACGGGCATCACGAACATGCCGTCGTTGCTGCCGAGCTGGTTGCCGTCCGTGGAGATCCACAGGTTGCCGTCACGGTCGAACGCCACGTTGTCCGGGCACGAGATCGGCGAGACCTTGGTCTTGTCGTAGCCGGCGAAGTAGGTGGTGGGGTCGTTGGGGTCGCCGCAGACCAGCGGGAGCGACCAGGCGAACGTCTTCTCGCCCGCGTCGTCGCGCCGCTCCACGATCTCCAGGATATGGCCGTGCTTGTTCGAGGGGCGCGGGTTGGCCTCGTCCACCTGGGCCGCGGTGCGGTTGGTGTTGTTGGTGAGGGCCACGTACACGGCGCCGGTGACCGGGTTGCGTTCCATGTCCTCCGGGCGGTCCATCTTGGTCGCGCCCACCTTGTCGGCGGCCAGGCGGGTGTAGACCAGGACCTCGACGGCGGTCATGCCGTCCACGTACGACTTGTCGCCCGAGACCAGCGGGATCCACTCGCCCGAGCCGTCGAACTCGCCGTCGGAGGGCAGCTTGCCGCTCCCGTCGATCTCGGAGGCGGGGCTGTTGCCGGTGAACTTGGCCACGTACAGGGTGCCCTCGTCCAGCAGCGTCCGGTTGTGCCGGTCGAAGCCGGGGATGTAGCGGTTCTTGGAGACGAACTTGTAGATGTACTCGGAGCGCGAGTCGTCGCCCATGTACACGACCAGGCGGCCGTCGCGGGCCAGCGTGGTGTTGGCGGCCTCGTGCTTGAAGCGCCCGAGCGCGGTCCGCTTGATCGGCGTGGAGTCGGGGTCGAACGGGTCGATCTCCACGATCCAGCCGAACCGGTTGGCCTCCTGCGGGTGCTTGGCCAGGTCGAAGCGCTCCTCCACCCGGTCGAACCGGCGGCTGCCCGACGGGGTGCCGGTGGTGATGGTGTAGCGGGTGATGTACGGCTTCTGCGCCTCGGGCACCTTGTCGCCGTTGACGAAGTACTGGTCGAAGTTCTCCTCGGCGGTCAGCACGGTGCCCCAGGGGGTGGTGCCGCCCGAGCAGTTGTTCAGCATGCCGACGGGGGTGCGGCCCGCGGGGTCGGCGGCCGTCTTGAGCAGGTCGCTCCCGGCCGCGGGGCCGGAGAACTTCATCTTGGTCTGGGCGGTGATGCGGCGGTTGTAGCGGCGGCGGCCCCTGGTGACCAGCTTCCACTCGCCCGCGCCGGCCCGCTCGATCTCCACGACCGAGCCGCCGTGCGCGGCCAGCGCGATCTTGATCTGCTCCTCGGTCGCGGCGGCGCCGCCGGTGTAACCGCGGAACATCAGGGCCTCGTTGGTGTACTCGTGGTTCACCCACAGCAGGGCGCGGTCCCGGCCCATCGGCAGGAGCGTGACGTAGTCGCAGTTGTAGCCGAACTGCTTGGCCTGCGCGTCCGCGCTCTGGTTGTCGAAGTCGAAAGCCGGCGCGCCGGGCAGCACGGGGTCGCCCCAGCGCACGACCACGGACGAGCGGTAGCCATCGGGGATGGTCAGCTTGTCGTTCTTGTTCGGCGCGACCGGGGTGAAGCGGAGGTCGCCGGACTGCCCGCCCCGGGCGAGCTCGGCGGCCTGCGCCTCGGGGTCGTCGGCCATGGCCGGCACGGCCCCCGCGATCCCCGTGCCCGCCACGAGGGCGCCGAGCGCGCCGGCGCGCAGCACGCCGCGGCGCGAGAGCGCCTCCTTCACCACATCACCGAAATAAGCGTTGTCGCTGGTGTTCGCCACGTCATGCGCGCACGCGTTCCCGCAGCGGAACTGACACGTCATCGCGGAGCGGCCGCCCTTGTGCGGGGTGGAAATCAGCGGCAGCAGCCGCCCGCCCGCGTTCCGGTTCGCCACAGATCCTCCATATTTGTGCGCGGTTGTACGGCGGGGAGGCTACGGCCGCTGTCAAAACCGGAGGTGAACGATGACCTCCATCTCGATGAACGCTGCCAGGGAGACAATGGTGAGGTGCCACCACGCAAACTGGATCAAGAAAAACTGAGATCGGCGCTCGACGGCCAGCTCGTCGCCCTCGACGAGCCCTCCTACGACGGTCCCGCGTCGTCGCTGCCCGACGCGCTCGTGGCCGCCGTGCTGGCCGCCTACGACCGGGGGCTGGAGCCGGAGCGCGCCGCGGCCAGGCAGGCGGTGCGCTACCTGCTCGACCGGCTGGCGACCGCGGCGCCCGGCAGGACCGTGGAGGTGCGCGTGCCACCGTACGCCGCCGTCCAGGCCGTCGAGGGCCCCCGCCACACCCGGGGCACGCCGCCGAACGTGGTCGAGATGGACGGCCGCACCTGGATGGAGCTGGCCCTGGGCCGCCTCACCTGGGCGGAGGCGATGGCGAAGAACCTGGTGTCCGCCAGCGGGTCGCGGGCGGACCTGTCAGAGCACCTGCCGCTCCAGCCCCGCTAGCCCCGGGTGCCGCCCATCCAGGGAAACTTGTCCTGGACGCACTTGTCCACGAGCGGGCTGGGCAGGTGGGCGCACTCCTGCACCACGTGCCAGAACCAGATCGCCACGATCGCGAAGAGGACCAGCGAGAGCGCGCTGATCACGATGCCGGCGATGGCGCGGCCCTTGCCGACGCGCTTGGCGAGCGCCACGCAGCCGAAGACGATCGACAGGATGGCGGTGATCAGGCCCGTGAAGCAGACGAAGACCAGAAAGGGGCTGGCCACGCCCAGCACCAGCGAGGCCGTGGCCAGGCCGCTGCCCGGCTGGGACTGCTGGTAGGGGACGCCGTAGGGCGGCGGGCCGTAGCCGGGCGGGCCGCCGTACGGGCTGGACGGCGTGGTGCCGGGGACGGACGGCTCCTGGCCCGGTGGCGGGGCGGCGTACCCTCCCGGGTGAGGAGCGCCGCCGCCGGGCGGCCCCTGGTCCGGCGGCGGGTAGGGCCGCTGGTCGTCCTGTTCGTAGCGGGAGGGCGCCGGCCTGGCCGGCGGCTCCCCCTGGGCGCCTCCCCAGCCGGGGTACGTCGGGGTGGCCCCTGGGATCGGATACGCCTGGGTCGCCTCGGCGTCTCCCCCCGCCGGCGGGATGACCTGGGTCTCCTCGGCGTCGCCTCCCGTGGGAGGCGGGGTCTCGGGTGAGGTGGGCAGGTCGGGATGGGTCGGCTGACCGCCCGGCCTCGGCTCGTGCGTGGGCGGCACGTCGGGCGGGGGCACGACAGGCGGCACGGGAGCGATCGGCTCCTCGCCCTCCTGCGGGGGCTCCCGCCGCTCCTTCTCCGGCTCGTCGTCGCGCCACCACTCGGGCGCGGGCCGGCCGGGCTCTTCCTCTTCCGGACGGCCTTCGCCCGGGCCCTGGCCCGGGCGGGGCTCGTTCGGGTCCCCAGGTGTGGTCATGCGTCTCCCCGACGGCTCAATTGCCGGACACTTCACCCTTTCGCGGAGAGGGTCGGCTAAACCACGCGACACGGTAAAAGGGTTCCGATACTTGGGTCACCATGCGCCAAAACCGCAGGCGGCGGGCAAGATGGGGGCATGCTGGAGGAGACCCTGACGTACGCGCTGATCAAGGTCATGAAGTCGCACCGCAACCAGTTGGCCGCCGAGCTGGGCCCGCTCGGGCTGCACGCCGGGCAGGAGTTGCTGCTCAACCAGCTGTGGCGCCAGGACGGCCTCTGCCAGGGCGAGCTCATCACCAGGCTCGGCGTCGAGCCGCCCACCGTCACGAAGACCCTCCAGCGCCTGGAGCGCGCCGGGCTCGTCCGCCGCGCGCCCGACCCCGGCCGGGCGCGGGTGACCCGCGTCTACCTCACGGACGCGGGCAAGGCGCTGCAGAAGCCGGTGGAGGACATCTGGAACCGCCTGGACGAGGAGCTGCTGCGCGGGTTCGACGCCGATGAGCGCGGCCTGCTGGCCCGGCTCGTACGCGCCATCCCCCATTAGTCGTTTCACTCCCAGCGAAACTCCCTTGCGACCAGGGCATGTCTTCCAGTTAGCTGGCTAATTAGTTGGCTAATTAGGAAGGAATATCTCCATGCACGTACTGATCACGGGTGGCTCGTCGGGCATCGGCGCCGCCACCGCGCTCGCGTACGCCAGCGCCGGGGCGCGGGTCACGATCACCTACAACGCGGGCGCCGACCGGGCGGCCGGGATCGTCAAGCGGATCGAGGAGGAGGGCGGCCGGGCCGCGGCCGTCCACCTGGACCTGGAGGACCATGCGACCATCGCGCCCGCGGTCGCACAGGCGGGCGAGGTGGACGCCCTGGTGGCCAACGCCGTCCGCTGGGGCACCATCATGCCCAACAGCGTGCCTTTCGAGGGCGTGCCGGCGGCCGAGTGGTCGGCGGTCATGCACGCCAACGTGGTGGCCAACGCCCTGCTCGTGCAGGCCGTGCTGCCCGGGATGCGGCGCAAGGGGTTCGGGCGGATCGTGTTCGTCTCGTCGGGCGCGGGCGAGGAGGGGCTGCCGGGGCCGGGCGCGTACGGCACCGCCAAGATGGCACTGCACGGCATGGCCCGCGCGCTGGCCTGGGACGCGGGCAAGGACGGCATCCTGGTGAACGTGGCCGTGGCCGGGCTCACGCTGACCGAGCGGGAGCGCCCGGTCTCGCAGGAGGCGCTGGACGCCATCGCGGCCCGCACTCCCACCCGCAGGTTGTCCACCGCGGACGACCTGGCCGCGCTGATCCTCTTCCTCGGATCCGCCGCGAACCGCAACCTCACCGGAGAGATCATCCGGGACGGTTCCAATGCGGGCAGATCCAGCCACGTCGCCTGATATCGCACCCGAGTGTGCGAGCACAGAAGCGGCCAACCTAAACTGAGGCATGTGCTGAAGGGCGACGGCCGGCTCGGCCATGACCTGGACCTCGATGACCGCGCTCCTAAAGACGCCTGTGGCGTCTTCGGCGTCTGGGCTCCAGGCGAGGAAGTTTCCAAACTCACCTACTACGGGCTGTACGCGTTGCAGCACCGCGGGCAGGAGTCCGCGGGCATCGCGGTCAGCGAGGGCAGCCGCATCCTCGTCTACAAGGACATGGGCCTGGTCGCCCAGGTCTTCGACGAGTCGGTGCTCAGCACCCTGCGCGGCCACCTGGCCATCGGACACTGCCGCTACTCCACCACCGGATCGAGCGTGTGGGAGAACGCGCAGCCCACGCTGAGCTCCACCGACGTCGGCGGCCTCGCGCTCGCCCACAACGGCAACCTGATCAACACCCCGGAGCTGGCCGAACGCCTGGCTCCGGGCTCCACCCGCGCGACGACCGACACCGAGGTCCTGACCACGCTGCTCGCGCAGGACCGCACGCGTTCCATCGAGGACTCGGCGGCGGAGCTGCTCCCGCAGGTCAAGGGCGCCTACTCGCTGGTGTTCATGGACGAGAAGACGCTTTACGCGGCCCGCGACCCGCAGGGCATCCGCCCGCTGGTCCTGGGCCGGCTGGAGCGCGGCTGGGTGGTGGCCTCCGAGACGGCCGCGCTCGACATCGTGGGCGCGACGTTCGTCCGCGAGATCGAGCCGGGCGAGCTGCTGACCATCGACGAGCGCGGCGTCAGGTCGCGCCGCTTCGCGCTGGCCGAGCCCAAGGGCTGCCTCTTCGAGTACGTCTACCTCGCCCGCCCCGACACCACCATCGCCGGGCGCGGCGTCCAGGTCACCAGGGTCGAGGTGGGCCGCGTGCTGGCCCGCGAGCACCCCGTGGAGGCCGACCTGGTCATCCCCACGCCCGAGTCCGGCACCCCGGCGGCCGTCGGCTACGCCGAGGAGAGCGGGATCCCTTACGGGCAGGGCCTGGTCAAGAACTCCTACGTGGGCCGCACGTTCATCCAGCCCTCGCAGACCATCCGCCAGCTCGGCATCCGGCTGAAGCTCAACCCGCTGCGCGAGGTGGTCGAGGGCAAGCGGCTGGTGGTCGTGGACGACTCGATCGTGCGCGGCAACACCCAGCGGGCCATCGTCCGGATGCTGCGCGAGGCCGGGGCCAAGGAGGTGCACGTCCGCATCTCCTCGCCGCCCGTGGCCTGGCCGTGCTTCTACGGCATCGACTTCGCCACCAGGGCCGAGCTGATCGCCGGATCGCTGTCGGTCGAGGAGATCCGCGCCTCGCTCGGCGCCGACTCGCTCGGCTACATCTCCCTGGAGGGCCTGACCAAGGCCACCACCATTCCCGCGGAGCGCCTGTGCAGGGCCTGCTTCGACGGCTCCTACCCGATCCCCATCGACCAGGACAACGTGGGCAAGTTCGTGTTGGAGAGCAAAGCGTGAGCGAGCGTAGCGAGCGAACCAATAGACACAGCAGTACTGTGCTCACG
This region includes:
- a CDS encoding sterol carrier family protein; translated protein: MPPRKLDQEKLRSALDGQLVALDEPSYDGPASSLPDALVAAVLAAYDRGLEPERAAARQAVRYLLDRLATAAPGRTVEVRVPPYAAVQAVEGPRHTRGTPPNVVEMDGRTWMELALGRLTWAEAMAKNLVSASGSRADLSEHLPLQPR
- a CDS encoding SDR family NAD(P)-dependent oxidoreductase gives rise to the protein MHVLITGGSSGIGAATALAYASAGARVTITYNAGADRAAGIVKRIEEEGGRAAAVHLDLEDHATIAPAVAQAGEVDALVANAVRWGTIMPNSVPFEGVPAAEWSAVMHANVVANALLVQAVLPGMRRKGFGRIVFVSSGAGEEGLPGPGAYGTAKMALHGMARALAWDAGKDGILVNVAVAGLTLTERERPVSQEALDAIAARTPTRRLSTADDLAALILFLGSAANRNLTGEIIRDGSNAGRSSHVA
- a CDS encoding PhoX family protein — protein: MANRNAGGRLLPLISTPHKGGRSAMTCQFRCGNACAHDVANTSDNAYFGDVVKEALSRRGVLRAGALGALVAGTGIAGAVPAMADDPEAQAAELARGGQSGDLRFTPVAPNKNDKLTIPDGYRSSVVVRWGDPVLPGAPAFDFDNQSADAQAKQFGYNCDYVTLLPMGRDRALLWVNHEYTNEALMFRGYTGGAAATEEQIKIALAAHGGSVVEIERAGAGEWKLVTRGRRRYNRRITAQTKMKFSGPAAGSDLLKTAADPAGRTPVGMLNNCSGGTTPWGTVLTAEENFDQYFVNGDKVPEAQKPYITRYTITTGTPSGSRRFDRVEERFDLAKHPQEANRFGWIVEIDPFDPDSTPIKRTALGRFKHEAANTTLARDGRLVVYMGDDSRSEYIYKFVSKNRYIPGFDRHNRTLLDEGTLYVAKFTGNSPASEIDGSGKLPSDGEFDGSGEWIPLVSGDKSYVDGMTAVEVLVYTRLAADKVGATKMDRPEDMERNPVTGAVYVALTNNTNRTAAQVDEANPRPSNKHGHILEIVERRDDAGEKTFAWSLPLVCGDPNDPTTYFAGYDKTKVSPISCPDNVAFDRDGNLWISTDGNQLGSNDGMFVMPVRGKERGHLRQFLTVPFGAETCGPLVTADQRSVFVAVQHPGETDGANPDNPSSRWPDGDQPRPSVAVVWHGQGKKIGA
- the purF gene encoding amidophosphoribosyltransferase, coding for MLKGDGRLGHDLDLDDRAPKDACGVFGVWAPGEEVSKLTYYGLYALQHRGQESAGIAVSEGSRILVYKDMGLVAQVFDESVLSTLRGHLAIGHCRYSTTGSSVWENAQPTLSSTDVGGLALAHNGNLINTPELAERLAPGSTRATTDTEVLTTLLAQDRTRSIEDSAAELLPQVKGAYSLVFMDEKTLYAARDPQGIRPLVLGRLERGWVVASETAALDIVGATFVREIEPGELLTIDERGVRSRRFALAEPKGCLFEYVYLARPDTTIAGRGVQVTRVEVGRVLAREHPVEADLVIPTPESGTPAAVGYAEESGIPYGQGLVKNSYVGRTFIQPSQTIRQLGIRLKLNPLREVVEGKRLVVVDDSIVRGNTQRAIVRMLREAGAKEVHVRISSPPVAWPCFYGIDFATRAELIAGSLSVEEIRASLGADSLGYISLEGLTKATTIPAERLCRACFDGSYPIPIDQDNVGKFVLESKA
- a CDS encoding MarR family winged helix-turn-helix transcriptional regulator, producing MLEETLTYALIKVMKSHRNQLAAELGPLGLHAGQELLLNQLWRQDGLCQGELITRLGVEPPTVTKTLQRLERAGLVRRAPDPGRARVTRVYLTDAGKALQKPVEDIWNRLDEELLRGFDADERGLLARLVRAIPH
- a CDS encoding DUF4190 domain-containing protein — protein: MTTPGDPNEPRPGQGPGEGRPEEEEPGRPAPEWWRDDEPEKERREPPQEGEEPIAPVPPVVPPPDVPPTHEPRPGGQPTHPDLPTSPETPPPTGGDAEETQVIPPAGGDAEATQAYPIPGATPTYPGWGGAQGEPPARPAPSRYEQDDQRPYPPPDQGPPGGGAPHPGGYAAPPPGQEPSVPGTTPSSPYGGPPGYGPPPYGVPYQQSQPGSGLATASLVLGVASPFLVFVCFTGLITAILSIVFGCVALAKRVGKGRAIAGIVISALSLVLFAIVAIWFWHVVQECAHLPSPLVDKCVQDKFPWMGGTRG
- a CDS encoding ABC transporter ATP-binding protein, with protein sequence MSMEMTAWHQLYSMNNQKERRPVSRATLRRIGGFARPHRRRLALFLVLSVVMAGLAVGSPLLAGRVVDAIFNSEPLDVVVVVSLAIAGLALAEAGLGLLNRWLSASLGEDLILDLRTAVFDHVQKMPVAFFMRTRTGALVSRLNNDVIGAQRAFTDTLSGVAGNIVTLVLTLIAMIGISWQITLLALLLLPIFVLPARRMGTRIARLRREAADHNAAMGTQMTERFSAPGATLVKLFGRPAHESAEFAHRARRVRDIGVRSAMTQSAFVTALTLVSALALALVYGLGGFYALRDQLAPGALVSMAMLLTRLYAPLTALASARVDVMSAVVSFERVFEVLDLEPLIKEKPGAREVPEGPVSVEFDDVRFAYPSADKVSLASLEEVATLDSRGGVDVLHGVSFRAEPGQMVALVGSSGAGKSTIAQLLPRLYDVDSGAVRLGGVDVRDLTADSLRDTLGMVTQDGHLFHDTIRANLLLARPEASEDDIWDALTRARLATLIESLPDGLDTVVGERGYRLSGGERQRLTIARLLLARPRVVILDEATAALDSTSEAAVQAALGEALEGRTAVVIAHRLSTIRAADLILVIEDGRVVERGTHADLLADGGRYEELYRTQFDEPTVAVA